Within Triticum dicoccoides isolate Atlit2015 ecotype Zavitan chromosome 1B, WEW_v2.0, whole genome shotgun sequence, the genomic segment caagtttctcataaactttgtataaacccaaaatctttgatcatctcatcaaagcgtacattccaactccgagatgcttactccagtccttagaaggattgctggagctttgcatacttgttagcatcttttaggattgtcaaaaccttctggttgtatcacatacaacctttcctcaagaaaattgtcgaggaaataatgttttgacatcctatctgcaagatttcataaataatgcagtaactgctaatccaattccaacaaactcttagcatcgctacgagtgagaaagcctcaccgtagtcaactccttgaacttgtcggaaatcatcttaacgacaagtcgagctttcttaatggtgatacttaccatcattgtccgtcttccttttaaaatccatctgtacccaatagccttatggccatcaagtagttctgccaaagtctacactttgttttcatacatggatcctctctcggattttatggccttgagccatttgtcagaatccgggcccaccatcgcttctccatagctcgtaggttcattgttgtatagcaacatgacctccaagacaggattaccgtgccactctaaagcagtacgcgtccttggcatcctacgaggtttggcagtgacttgatccgaggcttcatgatcactatcatcagcttccacttcaattggtgtaggtgccacaggaacaacttcccgtaccctgctacacactagttgtagtgacggttcaataaccatatcaggtctccaccatcctcccactcaatttttcgagacaaacttttcctcaagaaaggacccgattcaagaaacaatccctattgctttcggatctatattaggaggtatacccaactgttttgggtgtcctatgaagatgcattttatccgctttgggttcgagcttatcaacctgaaactttttcacataagcgtcgcagccccaaacttttaagaaaggacaacttaggtttctccaaaccatagttcaaacggtgtcatctcaacagaattatatggtgccctattaaagtgagtgcggttgtctctaatgcctaacccatgaacgatagtggtaattcgataagagacatcatggtacgcaccatatccaatagggtgcaactatgatgttcggacacaccatcacactatggtgttccaggcggtattaattgtgaagcaatttccacaatgtcttaattgcgtgccaaagctcgtaactcagatactcatctctgtgatcatatcatggacattttatcctcttgtcacgatgatcttcaacttcactctgaaattacttgaaccattcaataattcagactcgtgtttcatcaagtaaatacactcagtatctactcaaatcattcgtgaagtaagaacataacaatatccactgcgtgcctcagcactcattggactgcacacatcaaaatgtattactctcaacaagttgctttcttgttctattttgctgaaaacgaggctttcagtcatcttgcccatgtggtatgatttgcatgtctcaagtgattcaaaatcaagtgagtccatgcatatacaccaatagacatggttcgcatgtctcaaacttttcaaaaacgagtgagtccaaagatccatcaacatggagcttcttcatgcgttttataccaatatgacttacatggtagtgccagaagcaggtggtactatcattactatcttatatcttttggcatgaacatgtgtatcactacgatcgagattcaataaaccattcttttaggtgcaagaccattgaaggtattattcaaataaacagagtaaccattattctccttaaatgaataaccgtattgcgatagacataatccaatcatgtctatgctcaacgcaaacaccaaataacaattatttaggtttaacaccaatctcgatggtagagggagcgtgcgatgcttgatcacatcaaccttggaaacacttccaacacatatcgtcagctcatctttagctagtctccgtttattctgtagcttttatttcaagttattaacacttagcaaccgaaccggtatctaataccctggtgctactaggagtactagtaaagtacacattaatataatgtatatccaatacttctatcgaccttgcctgccttcttatctaccaagtatctagggtggttttgcttcagtgtccgttcctctcattacagaagcacttagtctcgggtttgggttcaaccttgggttttcactagagcagcaactgttttgccgtttcatgaagtatcccttcttgccctttcccttcttgaaactagtggttttactaaccatcaacaattgatgctccttcttgatttctactttcgcggtgtcaaacatcgtgaatatttcaaggatcatcatatctatccctgatatgttatagttcatcacgaagctctagtagcttggtggcaatgtctttggagaaacatcactatctcatctgggagattaactcccactcgattcaagtgattgttgtacccagacaatctgagtacaagttcaacgattgagcttttctcccttagtttgtaggccaagaagctcgtcggaggtcttataactcttgatgtgggcacgagcctgaaatcccaatttcagctcttggaacatctcatatgttctgtgacatttcaaaaatgtctttggtgcctcaattctaaaccatttaacattacccactgaactatcacgtagtcatcaaaatgtgtatgtcagatgttcgcaacatccacagacgacgtttggggttcagcacactgagcggtgcattaaggacataagctttctacgtagcaatgaggacaatcctcagtttacggacccagtccgcataactgctactatcaactttcaactaaattttctctaggaacatatctaaaactgtagaactaaagcgcgagctacgacataatttgcaaaaaccttttgactacgttcaggataattaagttcatcttatgaactcccactcagatagacatccctctagtcatctaagtgattacatgatccgagtcaactaggccgtgtccgatcatcacgtgagacggactagtcatcatcggtgaatatcttcatgttgatcgtatctactatacgtctcatgctcgaccttttggtctcttgtgttccgaggccatgtctgtacatgctaggctcgtcaagtcaacctaagtgtttcacgtgtgtaaatctggcttacacccgttgtatgtgaacgttagagtctatcatacccgatcatcacgtggtgcttcgaaacaacaaactttcgcaatggtgcacagttagggggaacactttcttgaaattttaatgagggttcatattatttactaccgtcgttctaagcaaataagatgcataaacatgataaacatcacatgcaatcaaaaagtgacatgatatggccaatatcattttgctccttttgatctccatattcggggctccatgatcatcatcgtcaccggcatgacaccatgatctccatcatcatgatctccatcatcgtgtctccatgaagttgtctcgccaactattacttctactactatggctaacggtttagcaataaagtaaagtaattacatggcgttgttcaatgacacgcaggtcatacaataaattaagacaactcctatggctcctgtcggttgtcatactcatcgacatgcaagtcgtgattcctattacaagaacatgatcaatctcatacatcacatatcattcatcacattctttttggccatatcacatcacgtagcataccctgcaaaacaagttagacgtcttctaattgttgtttgcatgttttacgtggctgctttgggtttctagcaagaacgtttcttacctacgcaaaaaccacaacgtgatatgccaactgctatttacccttcataaggacccttttcatcgaatccgatctgactaaagtgggagagactggcacccgctagacaccttatgcaacaagtgcatgttagtcggtggaacctgtctcacataagtgtacgtgtaaggtcggtccgggccgcttcatcccacaataccgtcgaaacaagattggactagtaacggtaaccatattgaacaaaatcaacgcccacaacaacttgtgttctactcatgcatagaatctacgcaatagacctagctcatgatgccactgttggggaacgtagcagaaattcaaaattttcctacgagtcagcaagatctatctatggatagactagcaacgagggagaggagagtgcatctacatacccttgtagatctctaagcggaagcgttcaagagaatggggttgagggagtcatactcgtcgtgatccaaatcaccggagatcctagtgccgaacggatgacacctccgcgctcaacacacgtgcaacccggagacgtctcccatgccttgatccagcaaggagagagggagaggttggggaagactctgtccagcagcagcacaatggcgtggtggtggtggaggagcgtggcactccagcagggcttcgccaagcattgcaagagacgaggagggagagaggtagggccgcgccagggagaggtcaaaactcttgtgttggcagccccaaagacctcaactatatataggggagagggagggggctgcgctccctctagggttcccaccccaaggggtgcggcagtccctagatcccatctagggtgcagccaaggggggagagggggaaacttgccccccccaagtaaggtggaggcgccccctccccaaaccctgggcgccttgggccctggtggtgggggggggggagggggcgcaccagcccacctggggctggtcccctcccgcacttggcccatgcagccctctggggccggtggccccacttggtggacccccgggaccctcccggtggtcccgatacattaccaatagcacccgaaactttttcggtgaccaaaacagaacttcccatatataaatctttaccttcggaccattccggaactcctcgtgacatccgggatctcatccaggactccgaacaacattcggtaaccatgtatatccATTCCCTATAACccaagcgtcatcgaaccttaagtgtgtagatcctacgggttcgggaaccatgcagacatgaccgagacgttctccggtcaataaccaacagcgggatctggatacccatattggctcccacatgttccacgatgatctcatcggatgaaccacgatgtcaaggactcaatcaatcccgtatacaattccctttgtctagcggtattgtacttgcctgagattcgatcgtcggtatcccgataccttgttcaatctcgttaccggcaagtctctttactcgttccgtaacacatcatcccgtgatcaaccccttggtcacattgtgcacattatgatgatgtcctaccgagtgggcccagagatacctctccgtcacacggagtgacaaatctcagtctcgattcgtgccaacccaacagacactttcggagatacccgtagtgcacctttatagccacctagttacgttgtgacgtttggtacacccaaagcattcctacggtattcgggagttgcacaatctcatggtctaaggaaatgatacttgacattagaaaagctttagcatacaaactacacgatctttgtgctaggcttagaattgggtcttgtccatcacatcattctcctaatgatgtgatcccgttatcaacgacatcctatgtccatgctcaggaaaccgtgaccatctattgatcaatgagctagtcaactagaggcttactagggacatggtgttgtctatgtacccacacatttaTCTGAGTTTACTATCAATACAagtatcactactagaaaaaccgctactaatggcgcacctaatttggccattaatggcgcatcactggtgcgccattactagcacgccattagtaNNNNNNNNNNNNNNNNNNNNNNNNNNNNNNNNNNNNNNNNNNNNNNNNNNNNNNNNNNNNNNNNNNNNNNNNNNNNNNNNNNNNNNNNNNNNNNNNNNNNNNNNNNNNNNNNNNNNNNNNNNNNNNNNNNNNNNNNNNNNNNNNNNNNNNNNNNNNNNNNNNNNNNNNNcagtggtgcgccattagtatctggtatactaatggcgcaccactggtgcgccattagtataggccacggtgcgccattagtatgcctcccaggggccatgtatacccaggtgctttggcatactaatggcgcacgaccacgagatgcgccattagtaacagcggcatactaatggcgcactgtccagtgatgcgccattagtatgctttgtcatactaatggcgcactgtcatgtgatgcgccgttagtatgaatattaggtttttttattttttattttctgttttttgcacaggttacaaaatgtataatttgacaaaatatagacagcacacatcaacaacaaattcatggaatacaatagaagattagtctttgaatacaattcatcatattagtctctgaatacaattcatcatattagtctctaatttttattatagtaagaatattGCAATGTCTTTACAAGTTTTCAATAAAAGGAAAATTGCAAGGAAATAAAAAAAAACTAAAGCTAATCTTCtagtaatcttttcttctttttcttcactttatccctgcaaaatgtaacaaaataaacagaaacacaaacaaactatttataacatgtcaatacTGTCATTTTTTCAGACCAAGTAACTAACAACTTCAGTGAGACAGGCACAGTGCAGTGTGAATTTCAATTGGCTAAATCATATATAGAAATCAGTATCTTCTCTATGAACCTGAAACTGAGATGACTGGACTAATTTTGCACATTTGATTTATGAATTTATTCTTCTTCGACAACCAACTAAACTTGGATCACCTTCTAAGCATCTGTACATACTACATAGGCTGATTAATCCAACAGCCACAATGCAAATATCGACTATTTCCATTCAACTTCTTCACTTACTCATTATTATCTAATGAAACCATTCGTAACTAATGAAGCAGATTGGCTGAAGTTATCATGTCTACATTTGGCTGGTAGGATGGAACATTTCTGGATTGGGAGTCAATGAGCTTTATGCTTTCAATTCTCACTGTTTTATTCAGGTGGTACAAGTAACATTTCAGCCTATTTCTAGATAAAAGCCCACCCTCTGTATGAGGCTTCACTGCCCAAAAGGCTGAAGTTGGAATATGATCAAACTATTCAGAGCACTATAGGGCCAAAATGGTCCTTTGAATTCAATAGTTGATTTCGGAGCACTATAGGGTCAAAATGGTCCTTTGAATTCAGTAGTTGATTTCTGAGCCAAaatactatttattttatttgtgcGCAATTTTACCAACAAATTATCAGAAGATAGTTCAGAACGCACGtatatcaatagcatgtgtagcagTAAGATTTACACTAACTAAATTTGTCATACCACTAAGCTTCTCATTCCTTGGTCTGGAAGCAGATCCATACTCTTTCGACTGTCTTTGGCTCTCATCAACGAGGGTATTCTCCAAATCGACCTTTTCTGTCTACAGAAAGGCAACAAAACAGAATACATTGCCAAATGAGAACATCGATACTATAAATTTTGAATAGATCTAAAATTAATTAGGAAACATCAGAATAGATAAAATTGCAATCAGGAACAATGTATGATGAGAACATCGATAATATGAAATTCATTGACATATCTAAAATTACAAAGGGAAACATCAGAAATACAGAATACATAATCTTACAAATTGATGCGCTGGAAGAGTGTCAAGGGGAAGAAAGCTTAGAATGTCTGATCTGCCAAATGGCTAAAATGTTTTACATGTAACACAAACAAAGGAGGACAATAGATAATCAGAGCTAGCTATATACCATTCTTTCTGCAGCGACAACAACAACAATGGATTGTTTTTATCGCATACGTCCTTGATTTTCTAACCAGCCTGACTGACTCCCTACTCATGTCCACTGTAGGAGAGGTATCTCATGTTCATCATTGTCTGACATATGATTTTTAACATGTACTTGGGGTCTAACATGGGAAGGAGCCAGAGGGAGTCGCACAATGAAAGTTGATCTTGCTAAATCACAATAAAATAAATACATGCAGAAATGCGCATATGAGTAGCAGAGTACATCTAATGACAGCAACAAGCCATCTAGAAAACTTTAATACATTTAATATTGAGTAAAATTGCACATGTTCTCGACCTAAtttaacccaagttggaaaaaacaGTAAGGTTTGGGTATCTTTGCACATAATACCATTTCACATTGCAGCAGGTCTCAACCCAACCAGACTAGAACCTACTGTTTTCGTCTATTAAGAGGTGTGCAACATTTACATTGTGTTAGGTGCAAAGAAAACTAGACACTGGTGATTGACACGGTTATGATTGAAATTAGGTGGCAGAAAGGGCAATTTACTATTCATTATAATATATTTCCCACCAATACCTAACAAGGTGAATCGAGAATAATACccaacagaaaagaaaaaatattacTCACTGAATTCTAAACCAATGCAGCACCAATTCTATTAAAACTGTTCTGACTACAGCATTATTTCCGCCTGTTCTCCATTCCCATCTACCTTTGCTTCTCACTGATTCCTCCAAAAACATGTGAGCTAGGGGGCACTCCCGTGTGTGCATGCACATGGTATGTGTAATTGTGTATGCTTCAACACGACATAACCTTAAAGGAATATATAAGGTGGAAACCGAAATAAAGTGCCAAAGCATGTTCTAGTTTTCAAAATTCTCAGGATGGACACATTTGAAATACACAAAAATGGGTAAACATGCATGAATAATGGTTTGTCTGCAGAATGTCCCTTCACCAACATCTACAGGTTTCTTCGCAATTTACCAAAACCTCAGCACATAGTTCCCACCTTCCATGAACTTAACCTCAATTTACCAAAATCGGTTTCGATGTACACTCATGTCAATCGTGTACGCAGAACGGCAAAATTCCTCCGTGCGTCAATGTACGTCAGTAGCTCTGTACTTGTTTCTTCATTAATTAAACCATGTAGAGAATGGCACAATATCACACCATGCAGTGGACACCAAAATTTCCTACTCCCATGCACGATCAAGTTCTGTTCGAAGCAGGGTCAGATAGATATGAATACCTCTAGATGGCGGAGCGTGTCAAGGAGTAGCGCCTGCTTCTGCTTGAGAAGCACAAGCTGCTTGTGCAGCGCCTCGAACTCCTCTCGCACGATCCTCTCGCTGTCAGCAATGGCAGCATCGCTGACCCCTTCCTGCTGCAGGCGCTTCTTCAGGCGCTCGGTGGAGACCGCCGCGGCCGCCGCAGTGTCCCCCGGCCCGACCATCTCGCTGGTGGACATCCTCGGGAACATCTCCTTGGTGGCACGGAGCGCCTCGAGCCACGCGGCCCTGTCCTCCCTCGTCTCGGCCTGCAGGTGCAGCCTCTTGGTCCCCGAGAAGATGGAGAACCTCCTGTCGTCCGATCTGCTCTCTCTGACGGTCGACACCTGCACGTCAACCACCCGTTTCAGCGTCAGAGACAGAGGGAAATGGAtctgcggatcagaggagcgaatcGAAGCATCGAGCGGGCGACTGACTTTGAGGTGGATTTCGCCGAGGGGCTTGCGGGGCGTCTGGTGGTGGCCGTGGCCGTTGGAGTGGGGGGCGGAGGCGAAGGAGGGGCGCGCGAGGCGGCAGAGCGAGTCCTCGCCGATGACCTTGGCGCCGCGGTCGGTGTCGCGGGAGAGGTCGATGCGGCCGGGCCCGTGGATCTTGTAGTAGGAGAGCACGCCGTCGCTGAGCGCGAACCAGCGGGGCCGCCACCCGCGGCCGTAGTTGACCCACTTGTAGAGGACCCCGGAGATGCCAGATCCGGTGTCGCCATGGCCGGCCTCCTCCTGTGGTGCCTGCTAGGTCGCCATGGCCGCGGGCTCCTTGTCCGTGGCGGCTGGATCTGGGGCCTTGGGGTGGCAGGGAGCTCCTCCTCCTGCAGCTCGGCGGCCTCCACACCCCGGAGCAACGCCGTCGCCGGAGGACGTGGTCACCTGCTCTCCTCTGGATCCGGTGAGGAGGGTTGGGGAAGGAGCTCACCACGGCTCCATGCCCTGGATCTGgtgtgagggagggggaagggagctCGCCGTGgtcaggagggagaggaagaggcgggCGGCCGGGGCTTCCCGATCTAAATCAAAGTCGAGGGAGGTGGGTGGGTGTGTCAGGAGGAAGGTGAGGGGGAGAGAACGTGACAAGAGGGAGGGGATAAGgagtgatagcaatggcgcactggtaggggtgcgccatacgtatagatagcaatggcgcatctcttactggtgcgccattactagttaaaactagtaatggcgcacggtggaacagtgcgccattagtagttttgcaaaaaaaggaataaaaagtataattaaaaaaacaacattagtggcgcactttccgacaggtgcgccattactagttataactagtaatggcgcactgtgtctggatgcgccattagtatgtttggacaggcgcactagttcaaaaaaataaatttgatactaatggcgcaccctgagccaggtgcgccattagtagtttcaactctaatggcgtatcagaaggtggtgcgccattagtatatgctaatggcgcaccgcttgtctggtgcgccattagtatcaatctcaTCTAtaaccctttttctagtagtgtatagcatggataataaacgattatcatgaacaaggaaatataataataataactaatttattattgcctctagggcatatttccaacaattaatgactcattaattttcccgagcagtaaaaatatagacaacgtgcatagctttgtcctcggctcggctcattcccgaaacccgacgcggcgcgtcgtgacgaggcatggcaaggagcgcgcgtgtaggtctcctcttctcatgctcatacaagtgataGAAGAGCTCatattataaagaggtgcaactcccaTTCAACtttcaaggtgggactaaactttagttccactcaCACCACTCATAGCCATGCGTGAATGGACCATGATAATTTcataattttagttgggctttgggccaaaggcctacaaaCAAATTCCAACAatcatcccccacaaagtctcattggcacatcttatcatttagttccaaaacattgtttatactagatgatgccccgcgcgTTGCTACTGAAATTTGAAGCATTGCATGGGAGGATGATTTTGAGCCATTGATAGTATGATATAAATATGCAACCCCTTTCTACATAGAAATATAAATGCATCGATAACATGAAAACCTCATACATTAAGTTTTTTGCAGGAA encodes:
- the LOC119350280 gene encoding oxysterol-binding protein-related protein 1C-like is translated as MVKASTDQRAQEEEGARVCLVSAPTQIRLKNEPGMGRQADARLLLPGLGHIFSGFSSNLMYQAPQEEAGHGDTGSGISGVLYKWVNYGRGWRPRWFALSDGVLSYYKIHGPGRIDLSRDTDRGAKVIGEDSLCRLARPSFASAPHSNGHGHHQTPRKPLGEIHLKVSTVRESRSDDRRFSIFSGTKRLHLQAETREDRAAWLEALRATKEMFPRMSTSEMVGPGDTAAAAAVSTERLKKRLQQEGVSDAAIADSERIVREEFEALHKQLVLLKQKQALLLDTLRHLETEKVDLENTLVDESQRQSKEYGSASRPRNEKLSGMTNLVSVNLTATHAIDIRAF